In Algihabitans albus, one genomic interval encodes:
- a CDS encoding sugar ABC transporter ATP-binding protein — protein sequence MPLLEMRGITKNFGSFQALKGVDFTLEEGQLHALVGENGAGKSTLMKIVSGVERRDGGTMTVAGEPVTLSNVADARARGIVMVYQELALVPSLSVAENLFLGDLPPVLSHRDLRVRAAALLRDIELDIDPAVEVERLSIGEQQLVEIAGALAREGRILVLDEPTAALSAHETERLFQLIERVQRSGVAVVYISHRLEEIFRIADRVTVLRDGALVGSVSVSDATPEQVVQMMVGRAVRAQEQVSRRTGGQPVGTFRFQADGLEANEICLAAGEVVGLAGVIGSGRSRVPAALFGLEGEADWDGRPIRSPHDAIGRGIVLVPSDRKSQGLVLGMSVRHNLTLAVLKKVSRHGLLSPRREQEEARTWIERLSLRPPDPMKIVGELSGGNQQKVVVGKALATRPKVLLLDEPTRGVDIGARAELYDVIQSLASQGLGILVSSSDTEELVGLSDRILVFREGRVATELVAPVAHEEVVAHVTGAQ from the coding sequence ATGCCGCTTCTGGAGATGCGGGGGATTACGAAGAACTTTGGGTCTTTCCAAGCGCTCAAGGGCGTCGATTTCACGCTGGAAGAAGGCCAGCTTCACGCCCTGGTCGGTGAGAACGGTGCCGGCAAGTCGACGCTGATGAAGATCGTGTCCGGTGTCGAGCGGCGCGACGGCGGCACGATGACGGTCGCCGGTGAGCCGGTAACCCTGTCGAACGTCGCCGATGCCCGGGCGCGCGGCATCGTCATGGTGTATCAGGAACTGGCCCTGGTCCCCAGCCTCAGCGTTGCGGAAAACCTGTTTCTGGGCGACCTGCCGCCGGTCCTCAGCCACCGGGATCTGCGGGTCCGCGCCGCGGCGCTGCTGCGCGATATCGAGCTGGATATCGATCCGGCGGTCGAGGTGGAGCGACTGAGTATCGGTGAGCAGCAGCTTGTCGAGATTGCCGGAGCCCTGGCGCGCGAGGGCCGCATCCTGGTGCTGGACGAACCCACGGCGGCCTTGTCGGCCCATGAGACGGAACGGCTGTTCCAGCTCATCGAGCGGGTGCAGCGCAGCGGCGTGGCCGTGGTCTACATTTCCCACCGGCTGGAAGAGATCTTCCGGATCGCCGACCGAGTGACGGTGCTGCGCGACGGCGCGCTGGTCGGCTCGGTCTCCGTGTCCGACGCCACCCCGGAACAGGTCGTCCAGATGATGGTCGGCCGTGCCGTCCGCGCCCAGGAGCAGGTCAGCCGCAGGACCGGCGGGCAGCCGGTGGGAACCTTCCGATTTCAGGCTGATGGGTTGGAGGCCAACGAGATTTGTTTGGCAGCCGGCGAGGTTGTCGGTCTGGCCGGTGTCATCGGCTCCGGGCGCAGCCGTGTGCCGGCGGCGCTGTTCGGGCTGGAGGGCGAGGCGGACTGGGACGGCCGGCCGATCCGGTCGCCGCACGATGCGATCGGCCGCGGGATCGTGCTGGTGCCCTCGGACCGCAAGAGCCAGGGTCTGGTTCTGGGAATGTCCGTCCGCCACAACCTGACCCTGGCGGTCCTGAAGAAGGTGTCGAGACACGGCCTCCTGTCGCCGCGCCGCGAGCAGGAGGAAGCCCGCACCTGGATCGAGCGTTTGTCCTTGCGACCGCCCGACCCAATGAAGATCGTCGGCGAACTGTCCGGCGGAAACCAGCAGAAGGTGGTGGTCGGCAAAGCCCTGGCCACGCGGCCGAAGGTGCTTCTGCTGGACGAACCGACCCGCGGCGTCGACATCGGCGCCCGGGCCGAACTGTACGACGTGATCCAGTCCTTGGCATCCCAGGGACTCGGCATCCTGGTTTCATCCAGCGACACCGAAGAACTCGTCGGTCTTTCCGACCGCATTCTGGTTTTCCGCGAAGGGCGCGTCGCGACCGAACTGGTCGCCCCGGTCGCGCATGAGGAGGTGGTTGCCCATGTCACAGGGGCCCAATAA